Proteins encoded within one genomic window of Panicum virgatum strain AP13 chromosome 1N, P.virgatum_v5, whole genome shotgun sequence:
- the LOC120656044 gene encoding putative multidrug resistance protein encodes MSGGQKQRIAIARAILKSPKILLFDEATSALDSQSESVVQEALQVASMGRTTIVIAHCLSTIRNADMIVVMQSGEVKELGSHDELIANENGLYSSLVRLQRIGDTSSEANAQTGRIGCTSASERKPGSPHDMSRMLCLDNRPTGDGGGEDSTNKKPKVHVPSFKRLLMLNAPEWKHALIGSFSAALFGGIQPMYAYIIGSIFSVYFLTDHAEIKNRTRDHTFTFVALAVLSLLLSIGQHYNFGAMGEYLTKRIREQILKRILTFEIGWFDRDENSTGVVCSLLAKDANIVRALVGDRMALVIQAVSAVLIARTMGLVIAWRLALVMIAVQPLIICCFYACEVLLSNVSSKSKEAQSKSSKLSAEAVSNLHTITAFSSQDLILCLFDQAQYTTRKENIRQSWFAGLALGTSVGIIACTWPLNFWYGGKLMAAHHITAKALYQTFMIIVSTGRVIADAGTMTTDLAKGAEAVASMFAILDRKTKVEPDNPKGYKPEKLKGDVQIVGVEFSYPSRPNVIIFKEFSLSIQPGKSTAIVGQSGSGKSTIIALIERFYDPHQGVVKIDGIDIKMYNLRALRRHIGLVSQEPTLFSGTIRENIRYGIETASEEEIENAARSANAHGFISSLKDGYDTWCGERGLHLSGGQKQRIAIARAILKNPAILLLDEATSALDSLSEKVVQESLDRVMIGRTSVVVAHRISTIQKCDLIVVLEKGAVVEKGTHTSLIAKGPSAKYFGLVSLQQGGNRH; translated from the exons ATGTCTGGAGGGCAGAAGCAAAGGATTGCGATTGCCAGAGCAATATTGAAGTCACCCAAGATTCTCCTTTTTGATGAAGCCACTAGTGCATTGGACTCCCAGTCAGAGAGTGTTGTGCAAGAGGCGCTTCAAGTAGCCTCCATGGGTCGTACTACTATTGTTATCGCACATTGTCTATCCACCATCAGAAATGCAGATATGATTGTCGTCATGCAGTCTGGTGAAGTAAAGGAGTTAGGCTCCCATGATGAGCTCATTGCCAATGAGAATGGCCTATACTCATCTCTTGTTCGTCTCCAGCGGATTGGGGATACCAGCAGTGAGGCCAACGCACAGACTGGTAGAATTGGTTGTACTTCAGCTTCTGAACGAAAACCTGGCAGCCCTCATGACATGAGCAGGATGTTATGTTTGGATAACAGGCCAACTGGTGACGGAGGAGGTGAGGATAGTACCAATAAGAAGCCAAAGGTTCATGTGCCATCGTTTAAAAGGCTGCTGATGCTTAATGCACCAGAGTGGAAGCATGCACTGATAGGGAGCTTCAGTGCGGCGTTGTTTGGAGGTATCCAGCCCATGTATGCATACATCATAGGCAGCATCTTTTCGGTCTACTTCTTGACAGATCATGCTGAGATAAAGAACAGAACAAGGGACCATACGTTCACCTTTGTCGCTCTTGCAGTTCTTTCGTTATTGCTCAGCATCGGACAACATTATAACTTTGGTGCCATGGGAGAATATCTCACTAAGAGGATCAGGGAACAAATACTCAAAAGGATTCTTACTTTTGAGATTGGTTGGTTTGATCGTGATGAGAACTCCACAGGTGTTGTATGCTCCTTGCTTGCCAAAGATGCCAATATT GTGAGGGCACTTGTGGGTGACCGAATGGCACTAGTGATCCAGGCAGTTTCTGCAGTGCTCATAGCACGGACGATGGGACTTGTTATTGCTTGGCGCTTGGCCCTTGTCATGATAGCAGTGCAGCCACTTATTATTTGTTGCTTCTATGCTTGTGAAGTCTTACTGAGCAACGTGTCGAGTAAATCGAAGGAGGCGCAATCCAAGAGTAGTAAACTATCTGCTGAGGCCGTCTCCAATCTCCATACTATCACTGCATTCTCATCGCAAGATCTTATTCTATGCCTTTTTGACCAAGCACAGTATACAACTCGGAAGGAAAACATTCGGCAATCGTGGTTTGCAGGACTTGCCCTTGGCACCTCCGTTGGCATTATAGCATGCACATGGCCCCTCAACTTTTGGTATGGTGGAAAGCTCATGGCTGCCCACCACATTACAGCCAAGGCGCTCTATCAAACCTTCATGATTATAGTAAGCACTGGGCGTGTCATTGCAGATGCAGGAACAATGACAACTGACCTTGCTAAGGGCGCTGAAGCGGTCGCTTCGATGTTTGCCATTCTTGACCGCAAAACAAAAGTTGAGCCTGATAACCCTAAGGGATACAAGCCAGAGAAGCTAAAAGGTGATGTGCAAATTGTAGGAGTAGAATTTTCATACCCATCAAGGCCAAATGTGATCATATTCAAAGAGTTTTCCTTGAGCATACAACCAGGGAAATCAACAGCCATTGTTGGGCAAAGCGGTTCTGGCAAGTCAACCATCATTGCACTTATAGAGAGGTTCTATGACCCACATCAGGGAGTGGTGAAGATTGATGGAATAGACATAAAAATGTACAATCTCCGAGCCTTGCGACGGCACATTGGTTTGGTCAGCCAGGAGCCAACATTGTTCTCAGGTACCATTAGAGAGAACATCAGGTATGGCATCGAAACAGCAAGTGAGGAAGAAATTGAGAATGCAGCAAGGTCTGCAAATGCACATGGATTCATTAGCAGCCTCAAGGATGGGTATGACACGTGGTGTGGTGAGCGAGGTTTACATCTTTCAGGAGGACAAAAGCAGCGCATTGCAATTGCTCGTGCCATCCTAAAGAACCCTGCTATCTTGCTACTAGATGAAGCCACAAGCGCCCTGGACAGCCTATCTGAAAAGGTGGTGCAAGAGTCATTGGACAGAGTGATGATCGGGAGGACAAGTGTCGTGGTGGCACATAGAATTAGCACTATCCAAAAATGTGACTTGATTGTTGTGCTTGAGAAAGGAGCTGTTGTGGAGAAAGGCACACACACATCCCTCATCGCCAAGGGTCCCTCTGCAAAATACTTTGGATTGGTTAGCTTACAACAAGGAGGCAATCGGCACTGA